The following proteins come from a genomic window of Natrinema saccharevitans:
- a CDS encoding twin-arginine translocase subunit TatC, which translates to MSDEPVDGRDAEGPEEPREGAPSESPAESELDGPAADPDAERPDLETDGEGVVGDRHDPTPTYPDADEEIGGIETPPDDEEMPLADHIEEMVLRLAVVLLFGAGGTAIGLLWASDAIQYVWFNVFPYAEGEVPPPHLYNPLELWLTRIKISSLLGIMVALPAFVYECYLFMRPGLYPHERKYYLAAVPTSVVLGALGMLFSYVLVLPILFRYFTYYAEGSADVAYALGDTFNLIITLTGFLAIVFQIPLFIMLAIMMGVTTRRWLAQKRLYFWAAFAGLSFMFTLDPTGMAPILVAVTMILLFEGTLFVLKWVGTE; encoded by the coding sequence ATGTCGGACGAGCCGGTGGACGGACGGGACGCCGAGGGCCCCGAAGAGCCGCGGGAAGGTGCTCCCTCGGAATCGCCGGCCGAATCCGAGCTCGACGGGCCGGCCGCCGACCCCGACGCGGAGCGGCCCGACCTCGAGACGGACGGCGAGGGCGTCGTCGGCGATCGACACGATCCGACGCCGACCTATCCCGACGCCGACGAGGAGATCGGCGGGATCGAGACGCCGCCGGACGACGAGGAGATGCCGCTGGCCGACCACATCGAGGAGATGGTCCTCCGGCTGGCGGTCGTGTTGCTGTTCGGGGCCGGCGGGACGGCGATCGGCCTGCTGTGGGCCTCCGACGCGATCCAGTACGTCTGGTTCAACGTCTTCCCCTACGCCGAGGGAGAGGTGCCGCCGCCGCATCTCTACAACCCGCTCGAGCTGTGGCTGACCCGGATCAAGATCTCCTCGCTGTTGGGGATCATGGTCGCGCTGCCGGCGTTCGTCTACGAGTGTTACCTGTTTATGCGTCCGGGGCTGTACCCCCACGAACGGAAGTATTACCTCGCGGCCGTGCCGACGAGCGTCGTCCTCGGCGCGCTCGGGATGCTGTTCTCGTACGTGCTGGTGTTGCCGATCCTCTTTCGATACTTCACCTACTACGCCGAGGGTAGCGCCGACGTCGCCTACGCGCTGGGCGATACGTTCAACCTGATCATCACGCTGACGGGCTTTCTGGCGATCGTCTTCCAGATTCCGCTCTTTATCATGCTGGCGATCATGATGGGCGTGACGACCCGCCGCTGGCTGGCCCAGAAGCGGCTGTACTTCTGGGCGGCCTTCGCGGGGCTGTCGTTCATGTTCACCCTCGACCCGACGGGGATGGCTCCCATCCTGGTCGCGGTCACGATGATCCTGCTGTTCGAGGGGACGCTGTTCGTCCTCAAGTGGGTCGGGACGGAGTAG
- the nasA gene encoding assimilatory nitrate reductase NasA, with amino-acid sequence MTDTVPTTCMRCAVGCGHVQQAPDRGYGLDTVRGDADHPVTQGLACQRGLSETADPDGELLTRPLVRENGALVPTTWESALERAAAGLDAALADGDDGIAVLGSGQQTNEAAYALGKLARGGFGTAYYDANTTLCMASAVTAYYDAFGSDAPPPTYDDVPAAETHVVWGANPAAAHPVMFRWIRQSADADDSELLVVDPVHSETAAVADHHVPLEPGADLELARAVLARVVETGRVDREFVDEATVGLADRRADLPDAAAAAEMAGVSMADVDRLAEALSDPTLLYWGMGINQSVNGTAAAGALIDLCLATGNLRPGSGPFSLTGQANSMGARVCSSKGSWPGHRPFADPAHRRKVAETWGVPVSRLPDDPGPGPVGIVDAVGDDVTAVYAVATNPAAGMPDATRVREKLEDAFLVVQDAFRSETVAYADVVLPAATWGESEGTTTNMERTVSRVRAATETPPGVRTDLELIGALADRLAPDLFDGTLEPESVFAEFTGLTEGTPADLSGISYDRLEAETAVRWPAPEPDVSGGYRYYEGPDADERDGSAGDADESWSFYTPSGRAEFSTGEARPLPEPTDQSYPFTLTTARRPDAYNTGVRTRDDGPPTARISPATAAAFADEFGRPVETADESDARYVSVVSRRASVTARVETDEAISAGVVWLPIHHSAINDLTLPDVDPRSKEPNFKQCAVRLEPPRDRDVTAVAEASA; translated from the coding sequence GTGACTGATACGGTCCCGACGACGTGCATGCGGTGTGCGGTCGGCTGTGGACACGTCCAGCAGGCCCCCGACCGTGGGTACGGTCTCGACACCGTCCGGGGCGACGCCGACCACCCGGTCACTCAGGGGCTGGCGTGTCAGCGCGGTCTCAGCGAGACCGCCGATCCGGACGGCGAGTTGCTGACCCGGCCGCTCGTCCGCGAGAACGGCGCCCTCGTGCCGACGACGTGGGAGTCGGCCCTCGAGCGTGCGGCGGCGGGGCTCGACGCTGCGCTCGCGGACGGCGACGACGGAATCGCGGTACTCGGTAGCGGTCAGCAGACCAACGAGGCCGCCTACGCGCTGGGCAAACTCGCCCGCGGCGGCTTCGGGACGGCCTACTACGACGCCAACACGACGCTGTGTATGGCGTCGGCCGTCACCGCGTACTACGACGCCTTCGGCAGCGACGCGCCGCCGCCGACCTACGACGACGTTCCGGCGGCCGAGACCCACGTCGTCTGGGGGGCGAACCCGGCCGCCGCCCACCCGGTCATGTTCCGCTGGATCCGCCAGTCCGCCGACGCGGACGACTCCGAGTTGCTCGTCGTCGACCCCGTCCACAGCGAGACCGCCGCGGTCGCAGACCACCACGTCCCGCTCGAGCCGGGTGCGGACCTCGAGCTGGCTCGAGCCGTTCTGGCGCGGGTCGTCGAGACCGGCCGCGTCGACCGCGAGTTCGTCGACGAGGCGACCGTTGGCCTCGCGGACCGCCGCGCGGATCTCCCCGACGCGGCCGCGGCAGCCGAAATGGCGGGCGTCTCGATGGCAGACGTCGACCGCCTCGCCGAGGCGCTTTCCGACCCGACCCTGCTGTACTGGGGCATGGGGATCAACCAGAGTGTCAACGGCACCGCGGCCGCTGGCGCGCTGATCGATCTGTGTCTGGCGACCGGCAACCTCCGACCCGGCTCCGGCCCGTTCTCGCTGACCGGCCAGGCCAACTCGATGGGAGCCCGTGTCTGCTCCTCGAAGGGGTCCTGGCCCGGCCACCGGCCGTTCGCCGATCCGGCCCACCGCCGTAAGGTTGCCGAGACGTGGGGCGTCCCCGTCTCGCGGCTCCCCGACGACCCCGGGCCGGGACCGGTCGGCATCGTCGACGCGGTCGGCGACGACGTCACGGCCGTCTACGCGGTCGCGACTAACCCCGCCGCGGGCATGCCCGACGCGACCCGCGTCCGCGAGAAACTCGAGGACGCGTTCCTCGTCGTGCAGGACGCCTTCCGCAGCGAGACCGTCGCGTACGCCGATGTCGTTCTGCCGGCAGCGACGTGGGGCGAGTCCGAGGGGACGACGACGAACATGGAACGGACCGTCTCCCGCGTGCGGGCCGCGACGGAGACGCCGCCGGGCGTCCGGACCGATCTCGAGCTGATCGGCGCGCTCGCGGATCGACTCGCGCCCGACCTGTTCGACGGGACGCTCGAGCCCGAATCGGTCTTTGCGGAGTTCACCGGGCTGACCGAGGGCACCCCCGCGGATCTCTCGGGGATCAGCTACGACCGTCTCGAGGCGGAAACCGCGGTCCGCTGGCCGGCCCCGGAGCCGGACGTCTCGGGCGGGTACCGCTACTACGAGGGACCGGACGCCGACGAGCGGGACGGCTCGGCCGGCGACGCCGACGAGTCGTGGTCGTTCTACACGCCCTCGGGTCGCGCCGAGTTTTCGACCGGCGAGGCCCGCCCGCTGCCGGAGCCGACCGACCAGTCCTATCCGTTCACGCTGACGACCGCTCGGCGGCCGGACGCGTACAACACCGGCGTCCGGACCCGCGATGACGGACCGCCGACGGCCCGGATCAGCCCGGCGACTGCGGCCGCGTTCGCGGACGAGTTCGGGCGTCCGGTCGAGACCGCCGACGAGAGCGACGCGCGGTACGTCAGCGTCGTCTCCCGGCGAGCGTCGGTGACGGCCCGCGTCGAGACCGACGAGGCCATCTCCGCCGGCGTCGTCTGGCTGCCGATCCACCACTCCGCCATCAACGATCTCACGCTGCCCGACGTCGACCCCCGCTCGAAGGAACCGAACTTCAAGCAGTGTGCGGTGCGTCTCGAGCCCCCGCGGGACCGAGACGTCACTGCAGTCGCGGAAGCGAGCGCCTGA
- a CDS encoding amphi-Trp domain-containing protein — MPEEVLFKSETEQSRAEIASLLRRVADNLDDGAPITLTAGADSVTLEPPARPTFEVKAEREGPADGPGELSVEFELEWDEDGGSGELEIE; from the coding sequence ATGCCCGAAGAAGTACTCTTCAAATCGGAAACCGAGCAGAGCCGAGCGGAAATCGCGTCGCTGCTGCGTCGCGTCGCCGACAACTTGGACGACGGCGCACCGATCACGCTCACGGCCGGTGCCGACTCCGTGACGCTCGAGCCGCCCGCCCGCCCCACCTTCGAGGTCAAGGCCGAGCGCGAGGGACCGGCCGATGGCCCGGGCGAACTGAGCGTCGAGTTCGAACTCGAGTGGGACGAGGACGGCGGGAGCGGCGAACTGGAGATCGAGTGA
- a CDS encoding DUF6789 family protein, whose translation MAVSDHLRRLRSITDTEGHTSDVDAHSREAHLADAVARGIQGGFVATLLMTAFRLPLLRSLPPSANFWSQYVAGGDPDEHPLAGLVLHLVYGVSSGAVFGGLFSLYTAGRSIEPEQRGLVWGSIYGMVLSAFGAQIMLEKLLDVRLEADELALFHAGHLVYGLSLGSWVGSRTEGVEDPDREYEYDDGN comes from the coding sequence ATGGCTGTCTCAGACCACCTGCGACGGTTGCGTTCGATCACTGACACGGAGGGACACACCAGCGACGTCGACGCCCACTCCCGCGAGGCACACCTCGCCGACGCGGTGGCCCGCGGGATCCAGGGCGGGTTCGTCGCGACGTTGCTCATGACCGCCTTTCGGCTGCCGCTGTTGCGATCGTTGCCGCCGTCGGCGAACTTCTGGTCCCAGTACGTCGCCGGCGGCGATCCGGACGAGCATCCGCTGGCCGGCCTCGTCCTGCATCTCGTCTACGGAGTCAGTTCGGGCGCGGTTTTCGGCGGACTGTTTTCCCTGTACACTGCCGGTCGGTCCATCGAACCCGAACAGCGCGGACTCGTCTGGGGATCGATCTACGGCATGGTCCTGTCGGCGTTCGGCGCACAGATCATGCTGGAGAAACTGCTCGACGTCCGCCTCGAGGCCGACGAACTTGCCCTGTTTCACGCCGGTCACCTCGTCTACGGGCTCTCGCTGGGGTCCTGGGTCGGTTCCCGGACCGAAGGCGTCGAGGATCCCGACCGGGAGTACGAGTACGACGACGGCAACTGA
- a CDS encoding DUF368 domain-containing protein, protein MEYDRAEAVGDRLELLRTYGYGLCMGTADALPGVSGGTVALLLGFYGRLIAAVTAFTPGRAIAVLRGYRPDRRDRAREALLELDLGFLLPLGVGMVTAVVLIADLVSSLAESHPIAIFGFFTGLIAASAITLGRSLEFASPTHVAAGIAGTTLALLVAADVVQLPGSGPAVILVAGAVAISAMILPGVSGSLILILLGQYVFLSSELSAFVRAALDLLGGGSLSAVVDPGTTVALFVAGGLVGLVTIARVVRAALTRNRGVTLLFLVGLIAGSVPAPLHNISETHAWTAETTALTAAWAAVGAIALFALERLVGGFDPE, encoded by the coding sequence ATGGAGTATGACCGAGCCGAGGCCGTCGGCGACCGCCTCGAGTTGCTCCGGACCTACGGCTACGGGCTCTGTATGGGGACCGCAGACGCTCTACCGGGCGTCTCGGGCGGCACCGTCGCGCTCCTGCTGGGCTTTTACGGCCGGCTGATCGCCGCCGTCACCGCCTTCACCCCGGGCCGAGCCATCGCCGTCCTGCGCGGCTATCGCCCCGATCGCCGGGATCGGGCGCGGGAGGCCCTGCTCGAGTTGGACCTCGGGTTCCTGCTCCCGCTGGGCGTCGGGATGGTCACCGCCGTCGTCCTCATCGCCGACCTCGTCTCGTCGCTGGCCGAGTCCCATCCGATCGCGATCTTCGGCTTCTTCACCGGGCTGATCGCCGCCTCGGCGATCACGCTCGGGCGCAGCCTCGAGTTCGCCTCGCCGACCCACGTCGCCGCCGGGATCGCGGGGACGACGCTGGCACTGCTGGTCGCCGCCGACGTCGTCCAACTGCCCGGGAGCGGCCCCGCGGTGATCCTCGTCGCCGGCGCGGTCGCGATCAGCGCGATGATCCTCCCCGGCGTGTCGGGTTCGCTGATCCTGATCCTGCTCGGTCAGTACGTCTTCCTCTCGAGCGAACTGAGCGCGTTCGTCCGCGCCGCGCTGGACCTGCTCGGCGGCGGCTCGCTCTCGGCCGTCGTCGATCCGGGGACGACCGTCGCGCTGTTCGTCGCCGGCGGGCTCGTCGGCCTCGTCACGATCGCCCGCGTCGTCCGCGCCGCGCTGACGCGCAATCGCGGGGTGACGCTGCTGTTCCTGGTCGGTCTCATCGCCGGCTCCGTCCCCGCGCCCCTGCACAACATCAGTGAAACCCACGCCTGGACGGCCGAGACGACGGCGTTGACCGCGGCGTGGGCCGCCGTCGGCGCGATCGCCCTGTTCGCGCTCGAGCGGCTCGTCGGTGGTTTCGATCCGGAGTAG
- a CDS encoding MutS-related protein — translation MDLESIPGVGEKTARALAELDDPERALRAGDVAAIAAAPGISQGRAARIARGAIRRDHDDPGGFLATDRAREVYRALLALLEERTVTDYAAQRLETIYPSPTRSRIEEVRAFAAEAIEREPDPAVLDALEGLEPLREPGDVRVRERCLATTDAERYSAAREAIPELSVEVVEDAQGLAELARGYSTVIALDESFAGVAIEGDVQVRPDALENPAEVVPERPLAFFARNRDRLAAAVAVHRAADLDAACDLAALEDGLSRLAEDGTVAGDDELDRLTTAVDDLDAAASAAESVANDRLREAIREQDVTIEGSDLLSLVERGAGVDSLLSRELADEYAAAVEAARDHLIDALDLDQGEAEIARRAFGDEPTFPVERDEDAIGRLREELTAAKERRAGRLKRELAADLADQREGARRLVRDALELDVELAIARFARDFECTMPEFAWADEGTATGFAIEGGRSPLLDEPLEAIDPVDYAVSGVALLSGVNSGGKTSTLDLVASVVVLAHMGLPVPAENVRLRRFDDVHYHAKTQGTLDAGAFESTVREFADLAQGGEGSLVLVDELESITEPGASAKIIAGILEALSENGATAVFVSHLAGEIREMAGFDVTVDGIEAVGLVDGELRVERSPVKDHLARSTPELIVEKLADEARDEVVAANGGVPDDGEPEPVFYDRLLDKFD, via the coding sequence ATGGACCTCGAGTCGATTCCGGGCGTCGGCGAGAAGACGGCCCGCGCGCTGGCCGAACTCGACGATCCCGAGCGCGCGCTGCGGGCCGGCGACGTGGCCGCGATCGCGGCCGCGCCGGGAATCTCACAGGGGCGGGCCGCCCGCATCGCGCGGGGGGCGATCCGCCGCGACCACGACGACCCCGGCGGCTTCCTCGCGACCGACCGCGCCCGGGAGGTCTACCGCGCCCTCCTCGCCCTGCTCGAGGAGCGCACCGTCACCGACTACGCCGCCCAGCGCCTCGAGACGATCTACCCGAGTCCGACGCGCTCTCGCATCGAGGAGGTGCGGGCGTTCGCGGCCGAGGCGATCGAGCGCGAGCCCGACCCCGCCGTCCTCGATGCCCTCGAGGGGCTCGAGCCGCTCCGGGAGCCGGGCGACGTGCGGGTCCGCGAGCGGTGTCTGGCGACGACCGACGCCGAGCGCTACTCGGCGGCGCGGGAGGCGATCCCGGAACTCTCCGTCGAGGTCGTCGAGGACGCGCAGGGGCTGGCCGAACTCGCCAGAGGGTACTCGACGGTGATCGCCCTCGACGAGTCCTTCGCCGGCGTCGCGATCGAGGGCGACGTGCAGGTCCGACCCGACGCCCTCGAGAACCCGGCCGAAGTCGTTCCCGAGCGCCCGCTGGCCTTTTTCGCGCGGAACCGCGATCGGTTGGCGGCCGCCGTCGCGGTCCACCGGGCCGCCGACCTGGACGCGGCCTGTGACCTCGCGGCCCTGGAGGACGGTCTCTCGCGACTGGCCGAGGACGGCACGGTCGCGGGCGACGACGAACTCGACCGGCTGACGACGGCGGTCGACGATCTGGACGCGGCGGCGAGCGCGGCCGAGAGCGTCGCCAACGACCGCCTGCGGGAGGCGATCCGCGAACAGGACGTCACCATCGAGGGCTCGGACCTGCTCTCGCTGGTCGAGCGCGGGGCCGGCGTCGACTCGCTGCTCTCGCGGGAGCTGGCCGACGAGTACGCCGCGGCCGTCGAGGCGGCCCGCGACCACCTGATCGACGCACTCGATCTCGATCAGGGCGAGGCCGAGATCGCCCGCCGGGCGTTCGGCGACGAGCCCACGTTTCCCGTCGAGCGCGACGAGGACGCGATCGGCCGACTGCGCGAGGAACTGACCGCGGCCAAGGAACGCCGCGCCGGTCGCCTGAAACGCGAGTTAGCGGCCGACCTCGCCGACCAGCGCGAGGGGGCCCGCCGGCTGGTTCGGGACGCCCTCGAGCTGGACGTCGAGCTGGCGATCGCCCGCTTCGCGCGGGACTTCGAGTGTACGATGCCCGAGTTCGCGTGGGCGGACGAGGGGACGGCGACCGGCTTCGCGATCGAGGGCGGGCGGTCGCCGCTGCTGGACGAACCGCTCGAGGCGATCGACCCCGTCGACTACGCGGTCTCGGGCGTGGCGCTGCTGTCGGGGGTCAACAGCGGCGGAAAGACCTCGACGCTGGATCTGGTGGCGAGCGTCGTCGTGCTGGCCCACATGGGGCTGCCGGTGCCCGCCGAGAACGTGCGCCTGCGGCGGTTCGACGACGTCCACTACCACGCCAAGACCCAAGGGACGCTGGACGCGGGGGCCTTCGAGTCGACGGTCCGGGAGTTCGCCGACCTCGCACAGGGCGGCGAGGGCTCGCTGGTGCTGGTCGACGAACTCGAGAGCATCACCGAGCCCGGGGCCTCGGCGAAGATCATCGCGGGCATCCTCGAGGCGCTGTCGGAGAACGGCGCGACCGCGGTGTTCGTCTCTCATCTGGCGGGCGAGATCCGCGAGATGGCCGGCTTCGACGTGACCGTCGACGGAATCGAGGCGGTGGGCCTCGTCGACGGCGAACTCCGGGTCGAGCGCTCGCCGGTCAAAGACCACCTGGCGCGGTCGACGCCGGAACTAATCGTGGAGAAATTGGCCGACGAGGCCCGGGACGAGGTGGTCGCGGCGAACGGCGGCGTCCCGGACGACGGCGAGCCCGAACCGGTCTTCTACGACCGCCTGCTCGACAAGTTCGACTAG
- a CDS encoding ORC1-type DNA replication protein, whose product MGDDPEEGMLSWDESVFRDEHVFEIDYVPETFKHREGQTESLTYALRPAVRGSRPLNVVVRGPPGTGKTTAIQKLFDEVGAQTSDVRTIRVNCQVNATRYSVFSRLFEGTFDYEPPSSGISFKKLFGQIAEKLVEEDRVLVVALDDVNYLFYENEASDTLYSLLRAHEEYPGAKIGVVVVSSDPALDVIDELDSRVQSVFRPEDVYFPVYDQPEIVDILAERVTRGFHDGVIDRDTLEYVAKLTAESGDLRVGIDLLRRAGLNAEMRASRTVEREDVETAYEKSKYINLSRSLSGLTDTEQALLEVIAHNDGEQAGAVYEAFHERTDLGYTRYSEIVNKLDQLGLIDADYADVEGRGRSRSLSLSYEKEAVLERLE is encoded by the coding sequence ATGGGAGACGACCCCGAGGAGGGGATGTTGTCGTGGGACGAATCCGTGTTCAGGGACGAACACGTCTTCGAGATCGACTACGTCCCCGAGACGTTCAAGCACCGCGAGGGCCAGACCGAGAGCCTGACCTACGCCTTGCGCCCGGCGGTGCGGGGGTCGCGACCGTTGAACGTCGTCGTCCGCGGCCCGCCCGGGACGGGCAAGACGACGGCGATCCAGAAGCTGTTCGACGAGGTTGGGGCCCAGACGAGCGACGTCCGGACGATCCGGGTCAACTGTCAGGTCAACGCGACCCGCTACTCCGTGTTCTCGCGGCTCTTCGAGGGCACCTTCGACTACGAGCCGCCCTCCTCGGGTATCTCGTTCAAGAAGCTGTTCGGTCAGATCGCCGAAAAACTCGTCGAGGAGGACAGGGTCCTCGTGGTCGCTCTGGACGACGTCAACTACCTCTTCTACGAGAACGAAGCGAGCGATACGCTCTACTCGCTGTTGCGCGCCCACGAGGAGTACCCCGGGGCGAAGATCGGCGTCGTCGTCGTCTCCTCCGATCCCGCACTCGACGTGATCGACGAACTCGACTCGCGGGTCCAGAGCGTCTTCCGCCCCGAGGACGTCTACTTCCCGGTCTACGACCAACCCGAGATCGTCGACATCCTCGCGGAGCGTGTCACACGTGGTTTCCACGACGGCGTCATCGACCGCGACACCCTCGAGTACGTCGCGAAACTCACGGCCGAGAGCGGCGACCTGCGGGTCGGGATCGACCTGCTGCGCCGAGCCGGACTCAACGCCGAGATGCGGGCCAGTCGCACCGTCGAGCGCGAGGACGTCGAGACGGCCTACGAGAAGTCCAAGTACATCAACCTCTCGCGGTCGCTGTCGGGGCTGACCGACACCGAGCAGGCCTTACTCGAGGTGATCGCCCACAACGACGGCGAGCAGGCCGGCGCGGTCTACGAGGCCTTCCACGAGCGGACCGATCTCGGTTACACGCGCTACTCCGAGATCGTCAACAAGCTCGACCAGCTGGGGCTGATCGACGCCGACTACGCCGACGTCGAGGGCCGGGGCCGCTCCCGGTCGCTCTCGTTGTCCTACGAGAAAGAGGCGGTACTGGAGCGCCTGGAGTAG
- a CDS encoding DUF7553 family protein: MTKQLQQVRDDLEEAAKSADSDAVRADIRETTDAFADYVMSETAPDHAILDERLNTLRQARERAEGNTESKLESAIEAAEDYRKTIDQA, encoded by the coding sequence ATGACGAAGCAACTCCAGCAGGTCCGTGACGACCTCGAGGAGGCCGCGAAGTCGGCCGACAGCGACGCGGTTCGCGCGGACATCCGCGAGACGACCGACGCGTTCGCCGATTACGTGATGAGCGAGACCGCGCCCGACCACGCGATCCTCGACGAACGGCTGAACACGCTTCGGCAGGCTCGCGAGCGGGCCGAGGGGAACACCGAATCCAAACTCGAGTCGGCTATCGAGGCGGCCGAGGACTACCGCAAAACGATCGATCAGGCCTGA
- a CDS encoding DUF4397 domain-containing protein: MGIAGGLTAASGTAFAVGEYEDDERSAHDETDDGGESKDMGGAAVRVAHFSPDAPNVDVYVAGDRVLADVAYGDVSPYLEIEPGTYTVTITAAGDPETVAFEGDVTFDAAFYTVAAIGELGAETFQPAVLVDAGSALVRLVHASPDAPAVDVYADGEPVFENVAFTDATDYVAVPAGARTVSVRPAGGEEAVASFDVTLERGTAYTAYAIGYLEPPTADDPMFAVEPTVDGPMADEGDESTDGSH; encoded by the coding sequence ATGGGCATCGCAGGCGGACTGACTGCGGCGAGTGGCACCGCGTTCGCCGTCGGCGAGTACGAAGACGACGAGCGGTCGGCTCACGACGAGACGGACGACGGCGGTGAGTCGAAAGACATGGGGGGTGCAGCGGTTCGAGTCGCGCACTTCTCACCGGACGCACCGAACGTCGACGTCTACGTGGCCGGCGACCGGGTCCTCGCGGACGTGGCCTACGGCGACGTCTCGCCGTACCTCGAGATCGAGCCGGGAACCTACACGGTGACGATCACGGCGGCGGGCGACCCGGAGACGGTCGCGTTCGAGGGCGACGTGACGTTTGACGCCGCGTTCTATACCGTCGCCGCGATCGGCGAACTCGGTGCGGAGACCTTCCAGCCGGCGGTGCTGGTCGACGCCGGTTCGGCGCTCGTCCGACTCGTTCACGCGTCGCCGGACGCGCCGGCCGTCGACGTCTACGCCGACGGTGAGCCGGTCTTCGAGAACGTCGCGTTTACCGACGCGACGGACTACGTCGCGGTGCCGGCCGGCGCGCGCACCGTCTCGGTCCGGCCGGCCGGCGGCGAGGAAGCCGTGGCCTCGTTCGACGTGACCCTCGAGCGCGGGACCGCCTACACCGCCTACGCGATCGGCTACCTCGAGCCGCCGACCGCGGACGACCCGATGTTCGCCGTCGAGCCGACGGTCGACGGGCCGATGGCCGACGAGGGGGACGAATCCACCGACGGTAGCCACTGA